One Watersipora subatra chromosome 4, tzWatSuba1.1, whole genome shotgun sequence genomic window carries:
- the LOC137393666 gene encoding small ribosomal subunit protein eS21-like, whose translation MQNEAGENVDMYIPRKCSASNRIIAAKDHASAQINIAVVDEKNGRMTGAYKTYALCGQIRNMGEADDCLNRLAKKDGILARNF comes from the exons ATGCAGAACGAAGCTGGAGAGAATGTGGATATGTATATTCCTCGCAAGTG TTCAGCAAGCAACAGAATAATTGCAGCAAAAGACCATGCTTCAGCACAGATTAACATAGCTGTAGTTGATGAGAAGAATGGACGAATGACTGGTGCTTATAAGACCTATGCCCTTTGTGGCCAGATCCGCAATATG GGAGAAGCTGACGACTGTCTCAATAGATTGGCTAAGAAGGATGGCATTTTAGCTAG GAACTTTTAA